One genomic segment of Mycolicibacterium gilvum includes these proteins:
- a CDS encoding acyl-CoA dehydrogenase family protein: MRRNIFDEIHDDFRATAREFFERECVPNIEKWERDGKVSREAWLAAGEHGLIGWEFDERYGGLGVKDFRFNQIISEEMFATGSVGIGLGVQNDILMPYLQNLTTDEQKERWLPGFVRGELIGSIAMSEPAAGSDLAGIKTTARDEGDHWVVNGQKTFISNGLLSKLVLTAVKTDPTARHKGISLLMIEDGMEGFTRGRKLDKIGQYSADTAELFFEDVKVPKENLVGELNRGFYHLVSNLPSERVGVACYALPAARRALDLTKAYALERTAFGQPIGKFQVNRHFLAEMQTKLDAAQTYLDQCVLSVNDGTLSDQDAAGLKWWTSEVQWEIIDRCLQLHGGYGYINEYEVARLWRDSRVQRLYAGTTEIMKDLMGRAMGY; this comes from the coding sequence ACGCGAATGCGTGCCGAACATCGAGAAGTGGGAACGCGACGGCAAAGTCAGCCGCGAAGCGTGGCTGGCCGCGGGCGAGCACGGTCTGATCGGCTGGGAGTTCGACGAGCGATATGGCGGCCTCGGCGTCAAGGACTTCCGGTTCAACCAGATCATCTCCGAGGAGATGTTCGCCACCGGCTCGGTAGGCATCGGCCTCGGGGTGCAGAACGACATTCTGATGCCCTACCTGCAGAACCTCACCACCGACGAGCAGAAGGAGCGCTGGCTGCCCGGCTTCGTCAGAGGGGAACTGATCGGTTCCATCGCGATGTCCGAGCCCGCTGCCGGGTCGGACCTGGCCGGCATCAAGACCACGGCGCGCGACGAAGGTGACCACTGGGTGGTCAACGGTCAGAAGACATTCATCAGCAACGGTCTACTCTCCAAACTGGTGCTCACCGCTGTGAAGACCGATCCAACGGCGCGACACAAGGGCATCAGCCTGCTGATGATCGAGGACGGCATGGAGGGGTTCACCCGTGGCCGCAAGCTCGACAAGATCGGCCAGTACTCCGCCGACACTGCCGAGCTTTTCTTCGAGGACGTCAAGGTACCCAAGGAGAACCTGGTCGGAGAGCTGAACCGCGGCTTTTACCATCTGGTCTCCAACCTGCCCAGCGAGCGCGTCGGTGTGGCCTGTTACGCGCTGCCCGCCGCCCGCCGGGCGCTGGATCTGACCAAGGCGTATGCACTGGAACGCACCGCGTTCGGACAGCCCATCGGAAAATTCCAGGTCAACCGCCACTTCCTCGCCGAGATGCAGACCAAGCTGGATGCCGCCCAGACCTATCTGGATCAATGCGTACTCTCGGTCAACGACGGCACCCTCTCCGATCAGGACGCCGCCGGTCTGAAGTGGTGGACCTCCGAGGTCCAATGGGAAATCATCGACCGCTGCCTGCAGTTGCACGGCGGCTACGGCTACATCAACGAATACGAAGTGGCCCGGCTATGGCGGGATTCGCGAGTCCAGCGGCTCTATGCGGGCACCACGGAAATCATGAAGGACCTCATGGGCCGGGCGATGGGATACTAG
- a CDS encoding FadR/GntR family transcriptional regulator has protein sequence MEVTSLREPKMADRVATVLRRMFIRGEIPEGTMLPPESELMERFGVSRPTLREAFRVLESESLIQVQRGVRGGARVTRPRRETLARYAGLILEYEGVTVKDVYDARVTLEVPMVEQLAKDRNPKVIAELEQIVDRESQLKPGSDAVDQLTDFHAAMARLSGNSTLQIVSDMLHHIIEKANRSLQPTAGARAEQAVRRSAKTHRMVLDMIKAGDAENAGELWKRHLQKAEEFVLSGSEMSTVVDLLE, from the coding sequence ATGGAGGTCACCAGTCTTCGCGAACCGAAGATGGCCGATCGGGTGGCCACAGTGCTGCGCCGGATGTTCATCAGGGGTGAGATTCCCGAGGGCACCATGCTTCCGCCTGAATCGGAACTTATGGAACGCTTCGGGGTGTCGCGGCCCACATTGCGCGAGGCATTTCGGGTGCTCGAGTCCGAATCCCTCATCCAGGTACAGCGCGGGGTGCGTGGCGGAGCTCGCGTCACCCGTCCGCGGCGCGAAACGCTGGCGCGCTATGCCGGCTTGATCCTGGAGTACGAGGGCGTCACCGTGAAGGACGTGTACGACGCCCGGGTGACACTCGAGGTTCCCATGGTCGAGCAGCTCGCCAAGGACCGCAATCCGAAGGTGATTGCCGAACTGGAGCAGATCGTGGATCGCGAGTCCCAATTGAAACCCGGCAGCGACGCGGTCGATCAGCTCACCGACTTCCACGCTGCGATGGCGCGGTTGTCCGGCAACAGCACACTGCAGATCGTGAGCGACATGTTGCATCACATCATCGAAAAGGCGAATCGCTCGCTGCAGCCCACTGCCGGTGCGCGCGCCGAGCAGGCGGTCCGCCGGTCGGCCAAGACTCACCGGATGGTGTTGGACATGATCAAGGCCGGCGACGCCGAGAACGCCGGCGAGCTCTGGAAGCGGCACCTGCAGAAGGCAGAGGAGTTCGTGCTGTCCGGCTCCGAAATGTCCACTGTCGTCGATCTTCTCGAATGA
- a CDS encoding PaaI family thioesterase, with the protein MRSVDERVNEHDLETPDSIQVRFDITYLEADPAAATATMSMPMWQYRNPFTGAPSLGPLAILVDAAAGIVNHYRRRPGQWTVSSELSIDLSLGDVRDLDGPVLATAHAFGPLGATSLGICTLTYDGVVIGGGTVRSFFIDADVGVSKWPAETLDLSPQTSIADRMAVHVGPEADGHVLVQRIDPNLNNDIDIVHGGVAAAGLEFAASAAINHGLPDAPLRTASLRVNFLRPFFAGANSRYEGTPMRVGRNSAVGDANAIGDDGKVALTARLTAYR; encoded by the coding sequence ATGAGAAGCGTGGACGAACGGGTAAACGAGCACGATCTCGAGACGCCTGACTCGATTCAGGTTCGCTTCGACATCACCTACCTCGAAGCCGACCCCGCCGCCGCGACCGCGACGATGTCGATGCCGATGTGGCAGTACCGAAATCCGTTCACCGGGGCGCCATCGTTGGGGCCTTTGGCGATCTTGGTCGACGCAGCTGCCGGAATCGTCAACCACTACCGTCGGCGGCCCGGCCAGTGGACGGTGTCCAGCGAGTTGTCGATAGACCTCAGCCTCGGCGACGTCCGGGACCTGGATGGTCCCGTGCTGGCCACCGCCCATGCGTTCGGACCGTTGGGTGCCACGTCGCTGGGGATCTGCACACTGACCTACGACGGGGTTGTTATCGGCGGCGGCACGGTGCGCTCATTCTTCATCGACGCGGATGTCGGTGTCTCCAAGTGGCCGGCGGAAACCCTGGATCTGTCGCCCCAGACGTCGATTGCAGACCGGATGGCAGTTCACGTTGGGCCGGAGGCCGATGGCCATGTCCTGGTGCAACGTATCGACCCGAATTTGAACAATGACATCGATATCGTGCACGGCGGGGTAGCGGCGGCCGGCCTGGAGTTCGCGGCGTCGGCGGCGATCAACCACGGTCTACCCGACGCCCCTTTGCGGACCGCTTCGCTCCGGGTCAACTTTCTGCGGCCCTTCTTCGCCGGAGCGAACTCTCGCTACGAGGGCACACCGATGCGCGTTGGCCGCAACTCCGCAGTGGGCGACGCGAATGCCATCGGCGACGACGGCAAGGTCGCGCTCACCGCGCGCCTGACCGCCTACCGCTGA
- a CDS encoding fibronectin-binding protein yields the protein MKLRAAIVAMGLAPAALGIAAPAAADPAADPCQLAVTFLCRFVPMAPDLDHNIDLTQETGVINGQPVPQLPIGE from the coding sequence ATGAAGTTGCGGGCTGCCATCGTCGCCATGGGCCTTGCTCCGGCGGCACTCGGCATTGCCGCGCCTGCTGCCGCCGATCCAGCGGCTGACCCATGTCAACTCGCAGTCACATTCCTGTGCAGATTTGTGCCGATGGCGCCTGATCTCGACCACAACATCGACCTCACTCAGGAAACGGGTGTCATCAACGGCCAACCCGTTCCGCAACTGCCCATCGGTGAGTAG
- a CDS encoding enoyl-CoA hydratase/isomerase family protein, with translation MTTSEIATLAGYEQFAPWLLVEKRGNVHVVSINRPEALNAVTEEVHHAFATIWKVLDADTDVKAVVTTGVGKAFSAGGDMVMFGRLIEDEVARTFQIHEARTVFLEVINFPKPLVSAVNGPAVGLGCSIALLSDLLVMGENSYLADPHVAVGLTAGDGGAAMLPLLIGMMKAKEYVLLGDRITASIAEKLNLVTKVVPDDAVLDEALALGERFAALPPQALRSSKVALNMHLARAAQGVLEYALAEELTSFSTPEFKERVAAFRARSKK, from the coding sequence CCCTGGTTGTTGGTGGAGAAGCGCGGCAATGTCCACGTTGTCAGCATCAACCGCCCCGAAGCGCTCAACGCCGTCACCGAAGAGGTGCATCACGCGTTCGCCACCATCTGGAAGGTGCTCGACGCCGACACCGATGTGAAAGCCGTCGTGACCACCGGGGTGGGCAAGGCCTTCTCGGCAGGCGGTGACATGGTGATGTTCGGTCGCCTGATCGAGGACGAGGTGGCGCGTACGTTCCAAATCCACGAGGCCCGAACGGTTTTTCTCGAGGTCATCAACTTCCCCAAACCACTGGTGTCCGCGGTCAACGGACCCGCTGTAGGCCTGGGTTGCTCGATCGCCCTCCTGAGCGACCTGTTGGTGATGGGGGAGAACAGCTACCTGGCCGACCCACACGTCGCGGTCGGGCTCACGGCGGGCGACGGTGGCGCGGCGATGCTTCCTCTGCTGATCGGCATGATGAAGGCCAAGGAGTACGTCCTGCTGGGCGATCGGATCACCGCATCCATTGCGGAGAAGCTGAACCTGGTCACCAAGGTCGTCCCCGACGACGCCGTGCTCGACGAAGCATTGGCACTGGGCGAGCGGTTCGCTGCGTTGCCCCCGCAGGCGCTTCGGTCATCGAAGGTGGCGCTCAACATGCACCTGGCCCGCGCTGCGCAGGGTGTGTTGGAGTACGCGCTCGCAGAAGAGTTGACCTCGTTCTCGACACCCGAGTTCAAGGAACGGGTGGCGGCCTTCCGCGCACGCTCCAAGAAGTGA